A stretch of the Glutamicibacter sp. JL.03c genome encodes the following:
- a CDS encoding CsbD family protein produces the protein MGLGDKFKNKAQEASGKVKESVGDATNNEELQAEGVKDQAAAKAKQAGEAVKDAAKDVRDDFNK, from the coding sequence ATGGGTTTAGGCGATAAGTTCAAGAACAAGGCTCAGGAAGCTTCCGGCAAGGTCAAGGAGTCTGTCGGAGATGCAACCAACAACGAGGAATTGCAGGCTGAAGGCGTCAAGGATCAGGCCGCGGCCAAGGCGAAGCAGGCCGGTGAAGCTGTCAAAGATGCAGCCAAAGACGTTCGCGACGACTTCAACAAGTAG
- a CDS encoding glycosyltransferase, producing the protein MPRPADWHENFIKCGYWWPTANTSRSAAAQLRDFLSAGEPPPFLGFGSIVASEPDFLAEVARRTGRRTLVQGTGEFSETDVLGIGPEPDEWLFPQAEAVVHHAGAGTTAAGLRAGTLAVPVPIFTDRPFWAAQLHCLGAGTAPFPFKNLTVGSLTEAVNEAVGNEQCRQSATWLSARLAAEEDRSIAVATFLEQYRPSR; encoded by the coding sequence GTGCCCCGCCCGGCCGATTGGCACGAGAACTTCATCAAATGCGGTTACTGGTGGCCGACGGCCAATACTTCGCGGAGCGCCGCAGCCCAGCTGCGTGATTTCCTCTCCGCCGGAGAGCCACCGCCATTCCTTGGATTCGGGAGCATCGTGGCCTCGGAACCAGATTTCCTAGCTGAAGTTGCCCGCCGCACTGGCCGCCGTACTCTCGTCCAAGGCACTGGAGAATTTAGTGAGACCGACGTACTGGGCATTGGCCCAGAGCCTGATGAGTGGTTGTTCCCTCAGGCAGAAGCGGTGGTGCACCATGCCGGCGCGGGCACAACGGCCGCCGGCTTGCGCGCTGGCACCCTTGCAGTGCCGGTACCGATTTTCACCGACCGGCCTTTCTGGGCTGCTCAACTGCACTGTCTTGGAGCGGGCACTGCCCCATTCCCCTTCAAGAACTTGACGGTTGGTTCACTCACCGAAGCCGTCAACGAAGCAGTCGGCAATGAGCAATGCCGCCAAAGTGCCACATGGCTCTCGGCCCGACTGGCGGCCGAGGAAGACCGTTCGATAGCAGTCGCGACGTTCTTGGAACAATACCGGCCCTCTCGCTAG
- a CDS encoding TetR/AcrR family transcriptional regulator C-terminal domain-containing protein: protein MSRHPRVALIVMQKQVMTPNFLVHLERSWLAPADMDLSAPRKLLTLAMLNSITSALARNGQRQRGHQYASAYLNSLQMGSYPHLLPALSEINDPLDLDSAFEQAIVSYLRGVGVGKYPHA from the coding sequence ATGAGTCGTCACCCGCGGGTTGCGCTGATCGTAATGCAAAAACAGGTGATGACTCCCAATTTCCTGGTGCACTTGGAGCGTAGTTGGCTGGCCCCGGCTGATATGGATTTGAGCGCTCCCCGAAAACTGCTTACTCTCGCAATGCTGAACTCCATCACCTCCGCGCTCGCTCGCAATGGGCAGCGCCAGCGCGGGCATCAATACGCCTCAGCCTATTTGAATTCCCTGCAGATGGGTTCCTACCCGCACTTGCTGCCAGCACTGAGCGAAATCAATGATCCTCTGGACCTGGACAGCGCATTTGAGCAGGCCATCGTTAGTTATCTTCGGGGAGTTGGAGTGGGGAAGTACCCGCACGCATAG
- the argE gene encoding acetylornithine deacetylase, whose product MAAPSESSMKEIRELIAVDTTSRDTNLPLIENVVHKLRAHGVEPTLIHNEDGSKANLLATIPASDGTRSGGIVLSGHTDVVPVDGQDWSSEPFDAQVRGDKLYGRGTCDMKGYLGVIHAKLDQLTSARLAEPIHLALSYDEEVGCVGAVSLVEKIVADGLAPRGCFVGEPSSMRAIRGHKSMNVFRVQFNGVAAHSSLPTEGVNAISYALKFANFVEEVSAELRSSGPSDEAFIEPTTTMNVNKFDAGIAVNTIPSQAVVYFEYRSLAVVDRDALTARFRDVAAKLEAQMREKNPSCSVSFEQQAGAPGLDTEPGEEIVALAAACGAIATDEKVTYGTEAGLFSAAGIPTVVCGPGDIAQAHAPDEYILLDQISECENFIDSLIAQLSR is encoded by the coding sequence ATGGCTGCACCGTCCGAATCAAGCATGAAAGAAATCCGTGAGCTGATCGCGGTGGACACGACGAGCCGGGACACGAACTTGCCGCTCATCGAAAACGTTGTCCACAAGCTTCGAGCGCACGGTGTCGAGCCGACGCTGATACACAATGAGGATGGAAGCAAGGCTAATCTGCTGGCCACCATCCCCGCCAGCGACGGCACGCGTTCGGGTGGCATTGTGCTCTCCGGCCATACGGACGTGGTCCCTGTAGATGGACAGGACTGGAGCAGCGAACCATTTGATGCCCAGGTGCGCGGTGACAAACTCTATGGCCGTGGAACCTGCGACATGAAAGGCTATCTCGGGGTCATTCATGCGAAGCTTGATCAACTGACCAGCGCCCGACTGGCAGAGCCCATCCACCTGGCCCTGTCCTACGACGAGGAGGTGGGCTGTGTTGGCGCCGTCAGCCTGGTCGAAAAAATTGTGGCTGACGGATTGGCGCCACGTGGATGCTTCGTGGGGGAGCCATCGAGCATGCGCGCCATTCGCGGGCATAAGTCGATGAACGTCTTCCGGGTCCAGTTCAACGGCGTTGCCGCCCACTCATCGCTTCCTACTGAAGGGGTCAATGCGATCTCCTACGCGCTAAAGTTTGCGAACTTCGTGGAAGAAGTCTCGGCCGAACTCCGATCGAGCGGACCAAGCGATGAGGCGTTTATCGAGCCGACGACCACGATGAACGTGAACAAGTTCGACGCTGGCATCGCGGTGAATACGATCCCGTCCCAAGCGGTGGTGTACTTCGAGTACCGGTCGCTGGCAGTGGTCGATCGCGATGCGCTCACCGCTCGTTTCCGCGACGTAGCGGCGAAGCTGGAAGCGCAGATGCGTGAAAAGAATCCGTCCTGCTCGGTGAGCTTCGAGCAGCAGGCCGGCGCCCCGGGATTGGATACCGAGCCCGGCGAAGAAATCGTTGCGCTGGCCGCCGCATGCGGCGCGATCGCCACCGATGAGAAGGTCACCTACGGCACCGAGGCGGGCTTGTTCTCGGCAGCCGGCATCCCGACGGTGGTGTGCGGCCCCGGTGATATCGCCCAGGCGCACGCGCCAGACGAGTACATCTTGCTCGACCAGATTTCCGAGTGCGAAAACTTCATCGACTCACTGATTGCGCAGCTGAGCCGATGA
- a CDS encoding MFS transporter encodes MSAGDRATAQQVAMARKAVISSSIGAALEWFDIIVYATFATTIAKVFYPESDPTFALILTFATFAISYVIRPLGGMVLGSYADRKGRKKALTLTLGLMMLGTLIMAVAPPYASVGVAGALIILLSRLIQGFSAGGEFGTATAFLIETAPHKKAYYSSWQVASQGASMMLASGFGYFLTTGLSAEALESWGWRVPFFVGLLIGPVGLYIRARLEETEEFTTAKKEKFPLGTLFKLHYGRLLAGVAVIGVATISVYLILFMPTFAVTNLGIPGDAAFLGGIAAGVITLCGVPFVGHLADRIGPARVMTYAAIAAFVLAYPLFKLMTSTPTVGVMVVVIALLGVIMSFYFGPLPALLSGLFPAAIRGSGLSVAYNVGVTLLGGIAPLVLTWLLKATGSLDAPSIYYMAIAVISLVGLFFVRKRYAQR; translated from the coding sequence ATGAGTGCCGGCGATCGCGCAACCGCGCAACAGGTGGCGATGGCGCGCAAGGCCGTCATCTCCAGTTCCATCGGCGCCGCCCTCGAATGGTTCGACATCATTGTGTACGCCACCTTCGCCACGACCATTGCCAAGGTGTTCTACCCGGAATCGGATCCGACTTTCGCGTTGATCCTCACGTTCGCGACCTTTGCGATTTCCTACGTGATCCGACCGCTTGGCGGCATGGTGCTGGGAAGCTATGCGGATCGCAAGGGCCGGAAGAAGGCGCTGACGCTGACCCTTGGGCTGATGATGCTGGGCACCCTGATCATGGCCGTAGCTCCCCCTTATGCTTCGGTGGGAGTGGCTGGCGCGCTGATTATCCTGCTCTCCCGGCTGATCCAGGGTTTCTCGGCTGGCGGCGAGTTCGGGACAGCTACTGCCTTCCTGATCGAGACGGCTCCGCATAAGAAGGCGTACTACTCGTCATGGCAGGTTGCCAGCCAGGGTGCCTCGATGATGCTCGCCTCCGGTTTCGGATACTTCCTCACCACGGGGCTGAGCGCTGAGGCCCTGGAATCGTGGGGCTGGCGTGTGCCATTCTTCGTGGGCTTGCTGATCGGCCCGGTCGGCTTGTATATCCGAGCCCGGTTGGAAGAGACCGAGGAGTTCACCACTGCCAAAAAGGAGAAATTCCCCCTTGGGACGCTCTTCAAGCTTCATTACGGGCGGTTGTTGGCCGGCGTAGCGGTAATCGGTGTGGCCACGATTTCGGTCTACCTGATCCTGTTCATGCCGACCTTTGCCGTCACTAATCTCGGCATTCCGGGGGACGCGGCGTTCTTGGGAGGGATCGCGGCTGGCGTCATCACGCTGTGTGGTGTTCCGTTCGTCGGGCATCTGGCCGACCGCATCGGCCCGGCTCGGGTGATGACCTATGCGGCAATAGCGGCTTTTGTCTTGGCCTATCCGCTGTTCAAGCTGATGACCTCCACCCCGACGGTCGGGGTCATGGTCGTGGTGATCGCGCTGCTGGGCGTCATCATGTCCTTCTACTTCGGTCCGTTGCCGGCACTGCTGTCCGGACTGTTCCCGGCAGCGATCCGCGGTTCTGGATTGTCGGTGGCCTACAACGTCGGCGTGACTTTGCTAGGAGGCATCGCTCCACTGGTGCTGACCTGGCTGCTGAAAGCCACCGGATCGTTGGATGCGCCGAGCATCTACTACATGGCGATCGCCGTGATCTCCTTGGTGGGACTGTTCTTCGTGAGAAAGCGGTACGCTCAACGCTAG
- the trhA gene encoding PAQR family membrane homeostasis protein TrhA, which translates to MNLVLIVLADGHLAEWTSAVFALCSILLFGTSALYHRGNWTERVMGLFRRADHANIFLLIAGTYTPVAALTLPAKQAIIVLSIIWAGSVAGIAIKAIWPTAPRWVGVSLYILLGWGALMQLPAFWAANPAVMILILAGGLAYTVGAVFYAAKRPNPLPTIFGFHELFHACTIIAFLCHWTAVLLVAL; encoded by the coding sequence ATGAACCTGGTGCTAATCGTCCTGGCTGACGGACACCTGGCCGAATGGACCAGCGCCGTATTCGCACTGTGCTCGATCCTCTTGTTCGGCACGTCAGCCTTGTACCATCGCGGCAATTGGACCGAGCGGGTCATGGGTCTTTTCCGCCGGGCCGATCACGCCAACATCTTCTTGCTTATCGCTGGCACCTACACGCCCGTCGCGGCGCTGACCCTTCCCGCGAAACAAGCCATCATCGTATTGTCCATCATCTGGGCCGGCTCTGTGGCCGGAATTGCGATCAAGGCCATCTGGCCGACCGCCCCGCGTTGGGTCGGCGTAAGCCTTTACATTCTGCTCGGCTGGGGCGCGCTGATGCAGCTTCCAGCCTTTTGGGCAGCAAACCCGGCGGTCATGATCCTGATCCTGGCTGGCGGCTTGGCCTACACCGTGGGTGCCGTGTTCTACGCCGCCAAACGCCCCAATCCCCTGCCGACCATTTTCGGTTTCCATGAGCTCTTCCATGCCTGCACGATTATCGCCTTCCTTTGCCACTGGACAGCCGTTCTGCTCGTGGCGCTCTAA
- a CDS encoding GlsB/YeaQ/YmgE family stress response membrane protein: MGFIGWIVLGLIAGAIAKAILPGKQGGGWIATLVLGVVGALLGGWIGSLIFDKGMSGFFSLWSWILAIGGALIVLLIWGFITKRRA, from the coding sequence ATGGGATTCATTGGATGGATAGTTTTGGGCTTGATTGCTGGCGCTATCGCAAAAGCAATCCTGCCGGGCAAGCAAGGTGGCGGATGGATCGCCACCTTGGTGCTGGGCGTAGTCGGCGCGTTGCTCGGCGGCTGGATAGGTAGCCTCATTTTCGACAAGGGCATGAGCGGATTCTTCTCGTTGTGGAGCTGGATCTTGGCCATCGGCGGTGCACTGATCGTCCTGCTCATTTGGGGCTTCATCACCAAGAGACGCGCCTAA
- a CDS encoding gluconokinase, whose amino-acid sequence MSELVPAIIVMGVSGSGKTTIGQMLADELNRQFIDGDSLHPESNKQKMAAGEALDDQDREPWLRVIGQKLADGTSQQEPLVIACSALKRSYRDLIRSLEPSTIFVHLAGVPAVIRDRMNARSHEYMPSSLLDSQLATLELPTADEAVLTADISNSPEDIVRQLVIDLEVAHLA is encoded by the coding sequence ATGAGTGAACTGGTCCCAGCCATCATCGTTATGGGTGTTTCAGGTAGCGGCAAGACGACTATCGGCCAGATGCTGGCAGATGAGCTGAACCGTCAATTCATCGATGGTGATAGCTTGCACCCCGAATCCAATAAGCAGAAAATGGCCGCGGGCGAAGCATTGGACGATCAGGACCGCGAACCATGGTTGCGTGTGATCGGCCAGAAGCTTGCTGATGGAACCAGCCAGCAAGAACCGCTGGTCATTGCGTGCTCCGCACTGAAGCGCAGTTACCGCGATCTGATTCGTTCCCTGGAACCGTCAACCATTTTTGTGCACTTGGCAGGTGTGCCCGCTGTTATTCGCGATCGAATGAACGCACGCTCCCACGAGTACATGCCTTCCTCGCTGCTGGACAGCCAATTGGCAACCCTGGAGCTGCCCACGGCCGATGAAGCGGTTCTCACCGCTGACATTTCCAATTCCCCTGAGGACATCGTGCGTCAACTTGTAATTGACCTCGAAGTAGCGCACCTCGCATAA
- a CDS encoding GntP family permease → MTTELDMNWTLGTPGLLGLAVAAVAVLLVLIIRFRIHAFVALVLTSLLTAIAAGIPAASVITTLTSGFGSTLASVALLVGLGAMLGRMLETSGGAEVMTNWLISKFGEKRAPLALSVASLLFGFPIFFDAGLVVMLPIIFTVARRLGGSVLYYAIPAATAFSVMHIFVPPHPGPVAASGLLEANVGLVLVLGLIVAIPTWFFSGHLFGKFVGKKFDIPVPNILDAALGNGTGKDDFKSSPAVGTVFSLLLLPLVLIFMNTGLNMLGSAGFVDAEASWVTWLRLFGETPVALLITVLLGMFLLGFRKGKDKTLVETVVDSALGPVCSIILITGAGGMFGGVLRASGIGNAIADSLESVGMPLIIAGFLIAAIVRLAQGSATVALTTAAAIVQPAILADSSLTAFQVATMVLALAAGSVFAGHVNDSGFWLVSRFLQMDVSTTLRVWTVGQALVSVVGFVFVMVLYGIATALA, encoded by the coding sequence ATGACAACTGAGCTCGACATGAACTGGACGCTGGGTACGCCCGGTCTCCTCGGACTCGCGGTAGCGGCGGTCGCCGTGCTGCTGGTCCTAATTATCCGCTTCCGGATCCACGCTTTTGTGGCTCTGGTTCTCACCAGCTTGCTGACGGCAATTGCCGCCGGCATTCCTGCGGCATCGGTGATCACCACTTTGACCAGCGGCTTTGGGTCGACGCTTGCGAGTGTCGCCTTGCTCGTGGGTCTTGGCGCAATGCTTGGCCGAATGCTGGAAACCAGCGGTGGCGCCGAAGTGATGACCAACTGGCTGATCTCCAAGTTCGGCGAAAAGCGCGCTCCCCTGGCGCTGTCCGTGGCATCGCTGCTCTTCGGTTTCCCCATCTTCTTCGACGCTGGCCTCGTGGTCATGCTTCCAATCATCTTCACCGTGGCACGCCGCCTGGGTGGATCTGTCCTGTACTACGCGATTCCAGCGGCAACTGCATTCTCTGTGATGCACATCTTCGTTCCACCGCATCCAGGCCCCGTGGCGGCCTCGGGTCTGCTTGAAGCGAATGTAGGCCTGGTCCTCGTTCTGGGTTTGATTGTCGCCATCCCGACGTGGTTCTTCTCCGGCCACCTGTTCGGCAAGTTCGTTGGCAAGAAATTCGACATCCCGGTACCAAACATCCTGGATGCAGCACTGGGCAACGGCACTGGCAAGGATGACTTCAAGTCCTCTCCAGCGGTAGGAACTGTCTTCAGCCTGCTGCTTCTGCCGCTGGTCTTGATTTTCATGAACACCGGGCTGAACATGCTCGGCAGCGCCGGCTTCGTTGATGCAGAAGCATCGTGGGTTACCTGGCTTCGCCTGTTTGGCGAGACGCCGGTAGCGCTGCTGATCACTGTGTTGCTCGGAATGTTCCTGCTCGGCTTCCGCAAGGGCAAGGACAAGACCCTGGTTGAGACCGTCGTTGACTCGGCGCTCGGCCCGGTATGCTCGATCATCTTGATCACCGGAGCAGGCGGCATGTTCGGTGGAGTGCTTCGTGCCAGCGGCATCGGCAATGCTATTGCGGATTCGCTGGAGTCGGTGGGCATGCCACTGATCATCGCGGGCTTCCTGATCGCAGCCATCGTGCGTTTGGCGCAGGGCTCGGCCACCGTGGCATTGACCACCGCAGCTGCCATCGTTCAGCCGGCAATTTTGGCTGATAGCTCTTTGACCGCTTTCCAGGTGGCCACCATGGTTCTGGCTTTGGCTGCCGGTTCGGTGTTCGCCGGCCACGTGAACGACTCCGGCTTCTGGCTGGTGTCCCGCTTCCTGCAAATGGACGTATCGACGACATTGCGGGTGTGGACCGTCGGGCAGGCTTTGGTTTCGGTTGTAGGCTTCGTCTTCGTGATGGTGCTCTACGGCATTGCGACTGCGCTTGCCTAG
- a CDS encoding FadR/GntR family transcriptional regulator encodes MATSLHAHVVEHLGSRIVSGQIPRGSIILAADLEQQLQVSRSVIREAVRVLAQSGLVTSTKRVGIRVLGAESWNPYDTHVIRWRLAGDQKGTQLRSLTELRISVEPMAAELAAEVAPEAMRKELMMISAQMNHYGRLGDLRRFLELDIRFHALVLAASGNEMFANLSTPIGAILRGRTELGLMPERPHEEALLWHQSVADAISNSDPAGARKNMESIMRRTHNEICSLWEGQPRLFVDPAKDAR; translated from the coding sequence ATGGCAACAAGTCTGCACGCTCATGTGGTTGAGCACCTCGGCTCCCGCATCGTCAGCGGACAAATTCCCCGCGGCTCGATTATCCTGGCCGCTGATCTCGAACAGCAACTTCAAGTTTCCCGCTCGGTGATCCGCGAGGCAGTCCGCGTCCTCGCGCAGAGCGGACTGGTGACCAGCACCAAGCGCGTGGGCATCCGGGTCTTGGGGGCCGAAAGCTGGAATCCCTATGACACTCATGTCATCCGCTGGCGACTGGCCGGCGATCAAAAAGGGACGCAGCTCCGCTCCCTGACCGAGCTTCGCATTTCCGTCGAGCCCATGGCCGCTGAACTGGCCGCCGAGGTCGCACCGGAAGCCATGCGCAAGGAGCTGATGATGATATCAGCCCAAATGAATCACTATGGACGCCTAGGCGACCTTCGCCGGTTCTTGGAACTGGACATTCGGTTCCATGCCCTGGTGCTAGCCGCTTCGGGCAACGAGATGTTCGCGAATCTCTCCACGCCCATTGGCGCGATCTTGCGCGGTCGAACCGAACTTGGCCTGATGCCAGAACGCCCGCATGAAGAGGCGCTGCTCTGGCACCAATCGGTAGCCGATGCGATCTCCAATTCCGATCCGGCCGGTGCCCGCAAGAACATGGAAAGCATCATGCGGCGCACCCATAACGAGATTTGCAGCCTCTGGGAGGGCCAGCCGCGATTGTTTGTCGACCCAGCCAAGGATGCTCGCTAG
- the gndA gene encoding NADP-dependent phosphogluconate dehydrogenase has translation MPAQIGVTGLAVMGANLARNFARNGYTVALHNRSVGKTDALLEAHGDEGDFIRTESLEELVANLETPRRVLIMVKAGGPVDSVIDQLVPLLDEGDIVIDAGNSHYTDTRRREAALNEKGLHFVGVGVSGGEEGALLGPSIMPGGSAESYKALGPMLEKISAKADDGAPCCAWISTDGAGHFVKMVHNGIEYADMQVIGEAYDLLRSAAGIEPAQQAEIFNEWNQGELSSFLIEITAEVLGHTDAATGKPLIDVIQDSAGQKGTGRWTVQSGLDMGSPVSAIAESVFARSLSSQRDIRAVGQKVLTADTTEVTLPENFVEDVRQALFASKLVSYAQGIDMLTSAAGEYNWELKLDEIAGLWREGCIIRAALLKDITAAYSADEKPVNLLFAPAFAEAIAKAVPAWRRVVAVAVQLGIPAPVFSSSLAYYDGLRRDRLPAALTQGLRDFFGAHTYRRTDKEGTFHTLWSGDRSEIAAEDTH, from the coding sequence ATGCCTGCACAGATTGGTGTCACAGGTCTGGCCGTGATGGGTGCAAACCTCGCCCGTAACTTCGCCCGCAACGGATATACTGTCGCCTTGCACAACCGCTCGGTCGGAAAGACTGACGCACTGCTTGAGGCGCACGGCGATGAAGGCGACTTCATCCGCACCGAAAGCCTCGAAGAGCTGGTTGCGAACCTTGAAACCCCGCGTCGCGTTCTGATTATGGTCAAGGCTGGCGGCCCAGTAGATTCGGTCATCGACCAGCTGGTACCGCTGCTTGATGAAGGCGACATCGTCATTGACGCAGGCAACTCGCACTACACCGACACCCGTCGCCGCGAAGCAGCCCTGAATGAAAAGGGCCTCCACTTCGTTGGCGTTGGCGTCTCCGGCGGCGAAGAGGGCGCACTGCTCGGCCCATCGATCATGCCAGGCGGCTCGGCTGAATCCTACAAGGCCCTGGGCCCAATGCTGGAAAAGATTTCCGCCAAGGCCGACGACGGAGCCCCTTGCTGCGCATGGATTTCCACCGATGGCGCCGGCCACTTCGTGAAGATGGTGCACAACGGCATCGAATACGCCGACATGCAGGTTATCGGCGAAGCCTACGATCTGCTGCGCAGCGCTGCAGGCATCGAACCAGCTCAGCAGGCAGAGATCTTCAACGAGTGGAACCAAGGCGAACTGTCCAGCTTCCTCATCGAGATCACCGCTGAAGTACTGGGCCACACCGACGCCGCCACCGGCAAGCCGCTAATCGACGTAATCCAGGACTCCGCAGGACAAAAGGGCACCGGTCGCTGGACCGTGCAGTCCGGCCTGGACATGGGCTCGCCAGTTTCGGCTATTGCTGAATCGGTATTCGCTCGTTCGCTGTCCTCCCAGCGCGACATCCGCGCCGTGGGCCAGAAGGTCCTCACCGCGGACACCACCGAGGTCACCCTTCCAGAGAACTTTGTCGAAGACGTGCGCCAGGCGCTGTTTGCATCGAAGCTGGTTTCCTACGCACAGGGCATCGACATGCTGACCTCTGCTGCTGGCGAATACAACTGGGAGCTGAAGCTCGACGAGATCGCCGGCCTGTGGCGTGAAGGCTGCATCATCCGTGCAGCACTGCTCAAGGACATCACCGCAGCCTACTCCGCAGACGAGAAGCCAGTCAACCTGCTGTTCGCACCGGCCTTCGCCGAAGCGATCGCCAAGGCCGTTCCAGCATGGCGCCGCGTTGTCGCTGTTGCCGTTCAGCTGGGCATCCCAGCACCAGTATTCTCCTCGTCGCTGGCCTACTACGATGGCCTGCGCCGCGATCGTTTGCCAGCAGCCTTGACCCAGGGCCTGCGCGACTTCTTCGGTGCTCACACCTACCGTCGCACCGACAAGGAAGGCACCTTCCACACCTTGTGGAGCGGCGACCGTTCTGAGATTGCAGCAGAGGACACTCACTAG